In Vanessa atalanta chromosome 17, ilVanAtal1.2, whole genome shotgun sequence, one DNA window encodes the following:
- the LOC125070288 gene encoding peroxisomal leader peptide-processing protease has translation MGVEGVMVSYNYSEDGELANILTVSASGIKFSKRWVLTHGSILSPLKQANVIKYARGKPILNEEFYDNLPEIYVTCEKTKSKFPNVYEKVEKISRERSLDNEVDFEHSSYQVRVLTGRICHVWQCPVLDRCVDDILYSWTIGHRDGDVEKQTQLGKALLSVFVLVDLESDNRSLKTLRPLSELLDMVEAPPDRGTSIQVHSTPFGCEVFLNAVTRGSVCGVVGKRPSLLLTDAATALGSEGGPVFTEGPTARLVGAVVCSVSWWRGEWVGLTLAAPLRAVLAAKLRVPPPSPPRAPPDPHYVGILDAIDRSTLLVRCGSAWGAGVYLGRGHVLTCAHVVKHHASYKVSLYCQKVKETAIVRYKTKDDKAYDLALLFTNPDYWTHLTPAVFAEKPAQKGESVLAAGYPYFNENNLEDLKPTVTSGHINNVSPSMIQTSCCVQSGFSGGPIFRITKELKVEVLATIVSNAKTETGASYPYINMAVPTQAFIRLVQHFILDRDEKKLSAIENNKEMIQSQWRLLPYRSKI, from the exons ATGGGGGTCGAGGGGGTGATGGTCTCCTACAACTACTCAGAAGACGGTGAACTTGCGAACATCCTCACTGTATCAGCTTCAGGCATTAAGTTCTCCAAGCGATGGGTCCTCACGCATGGGTCCATATTATCGCCATTAAAACAAGCGAATGTTATAAAGTATGCTCGAGGCAAACCTATCCTTAATGAGGAGTTCTATGACAACCTTCCAGAAATATACGTTACGTGTGAAAAGACAAAATCCAAGTTTCCAAATGTATATGAAAAGGTTGAGAAAATCAGCAGGGAAAGGAGTTTAGACAACGAGGTTGACTTTGAACACAGTAGCTACCAAGTCAGAGTACTGACTGGAAG AATATGTCACGTCTGGCAATGCCCAGTTTTAGACAGATGTGTGGACGACATCTTATACAGTTGGACCATCGGTCACAGGGATGGCGACGTGGAGAAACAAACTCAGCTCGGGAAGGCTTTGCTGTCTGTGTTTGTCCTTGTGGACTTGGAGAGTGATAACCGAA GTCTTAAAACCCTCAGGCCGCTGTCAGAACTTCTCGACATGGTCGAAGCGCCACCAGACCGTGGAACCAGCATTCAAGTTCATTCAACACCATTTGGTTGTGAG GTATTCCTAAACGCAGTGACCCGCGGATCAGTGTGTGGGGTGGTCGGCAAACGGCCGTCTCTCCTCCTAACAGACGCTGCTACAGCCCTTGGCTCTGAAGGGGGCCCCGTGTTCACTGAAGGCCCAAC CGCTCGACTCGTGGGCGCGGTGGTGTGCAGCGTGTCGTGGTGGCGCGGCGAGTGGGTGGGGCTGACGCTGGCGGCGCCGCTGCGCGCCGTGCTGGCCGCCAAGCTGCGCGTGCCGCCGCCGtcgccgccgcgcgcgccgcctgACCCCCACTACGTCGGGATACTCG ACGCCATAGACCGCAGCACGTTGTTGGTGCGCTGCGGCAGTGCGTGGGGCGCCGGCGTGTACCTCGGCCGAGGACACGTGCTCACCTGCGCGCACGTCGTCAAACAC CATGCATCGTATAAAGTTTCTCTCTACTGTCAAAAAGTGAAAGAAACCGCAATAGTACGATATAAGACGAAAGACGACAAGGCGTACGACCTGGCGTTACTTTTCACAAACCCCGATTACTGGACACATCTGACGCCTGCAGTTTTTGCCGAGAAACCAGCCCAAAAag GTGAATCAGTATTAGCAGCAGGCTATCCGTACTTCAACGAGAACAATCTAGAAGACTTGAAGCCGACGGTCACGAGTGGTCACATCAACAACGTGTCACCATCGATGATACAAACTTCGTGCTGCGTACAATCAGGATTTAG TGGAGGACCTATATTCCGCATAACGAAGGAGCTGAAGGTGGAGGTGCTGGCGACCATCGTCAGCAACGCGAAGACGGAGACGGGCGCCAGCTACCCTTATATAAACATGGCCGTGCCCACGCAGGCCTTTATTCGGCTCGTGCAACACTTCATACTGGACAGGG ATGAGAAAAAGCTGTCCGCGATCGAAAACAATAAAGAAATGATCCAATCACAGTGGAGACTACTTCCTTATCggtcgaaaatataa
- the LOC125070292 gene encoding phospholipid-transporting ATPase ABCA1-like — MKGTLKVLMWKHLVVRARRFIHTPIEILSPTILFITLFCVKNSLLDISSSHEEDFNVYQTQSVYLNSVAGPDSIFYTPQTDLTSLLMNKVGESLMYQEKYTNVMKKPKITPAPNPEELLKFSREIDESVALVIFQNMSGTWPEKLKYTIRMKNSFNTYTFRSSYILGHHEYYGTIYEPFMKLQWAIDSNYLELLTGNKITQRVTLREFPYVTSKENNMAKTMCAILMTLCSISLILVFVFLVARLLEERITGIQELIKMVGVSDGLLGLSHALNAAPAGLAYGAVPAALVTASSLPILPDTNPLLVFLVLALHYVTVLGLAFSASYIINSTQYTESLAVVSYVLLYLPCLMLQNRDVPTWILPLCGLLPHVPLQWFWNEVAALQQYGVGLTFANIATTHSPKSGSVLACYLCMVVQAFLYFGLAWYLAKVKPGPFGQSQPWNFMCQKQYWSKKKVMPEEEEEELEEFDEVNNEPQYFEPQPKDMEVGIKIVNVSKMFGKQRALSDVTLDVYRGEITVLLGHNGAGKTTLMSIITGMLKATEGEVYVEGLDTYKQRDEMQRILGLCPQHNLFFPDLTVMEHVMFFTLLKGTNYAEAKKSSTALLEQLGIANKSSCKSSQLSGGMKRRLQLACALAGDAKVLVLDEPTSGLDVETRRELWDLLLSLRGSRTVLLSTHFMEEAEALGDRVAALHAGRLRCHATTMHLKRALGTGYRLTFTTIGLPNEPAITATITSKIPEATVKETSLNSISYNLPSKCSDKFPKLFSLLESKRSSLGIDSIGVGISTLEEVFLKLCSDVTTSFSDDTVDGQNEEPTFKTMTGARLYFHQMAALLKRQVMYLWSKKLSFLTIQVLIPIALICCVTIFTNNGFAMDDSSREDPSISLDLNLYNDMADRRVLYNVNATGVNLQSVGKKNPKVDFEKASDVASAVVRIGQKDILEYNNYLVGIELNDTDAEILFTTVVRHAAPVALNLLTNTIATQLLPYADGQTVTTLNHPVSSAPTHTLIQDGETKYRFATMLWAFCVVLVVQATVINAASLACGERASGARRVLALSGAAPARLWGATLLAHALLYALVLVLPTLLAAAALDRDRTIDRPDFLGAMAVILFLGIISFLALIYIVSFNFEEHGANIVHVAMVFMFGFFTPSVKTVTDTFGHDKDLADYVLSALSYALPPHTLTACALRAAHVAAHAPALAAANATETLCYFCFNENAPGELMLVMLLQFVVYMSIVILTEYGVFNMMFDRLLNSKYQVSSPVDVDEMVRAEKAYVEKAITLPKNQIQDAMLVNEVHKKYWRLFGKSCNAVKGVSFSVKKGECFGLLGVNGAGKSSTFKMMTGTECPTRGSIFANGHFMTPFSTKYLQSLGYCPQFAGLDDFLTGYENLKLLLTLRGLEPADVEMEAKTWIEIVGLEKHAHRRVAGYSGGCSRRLSAAAALCAGGAATLLDEPTAGVDVAARRRVWAAVRRARRARALVVCSHSMDEMEALCGRLAILSAGRVRALGGAAALRAAHAAGHAVQLKLAARAGRGDETDSSKSELHRLKAALQQRFNCTLRDEHRTMLHYHINDTLRYSELFTELENLRENFSLLEDYSVTETTLEEVFLSFAKEEAKDEPTPV, encoded by the exons atgaagggAACGTTGAAAGTTCTTATGTGGAAGCACCTGGTAGTGCGTGCTAGAAGATTCATTCATACTCCAATCGAAATACTATCGCcaacgatattatttataacactattttgtgttaaaaattcCTTATTAGATATTAGCTCCTCTCATGAAGAAGATTTCAATGTTTATCAAact CAATCAGTGTACTTAAACTCCGTGGCTGGTCCTGATTCTATTTTCTACACACCACAAACTGATCTTACAAGCTTACTGATGAATAAAGTTGGAGAGAGCCTTATGTATCAAGAGAAATATACAAATG TCATGAAGAAACCCAAAATTACGCCCGCTCCAAATCCAGAAGagctattaaaattttctaggGAAATAGATGAATCTGTAGCACTTGTTATATTTCAG AATATGTCCGGCACATGGCCAGAGAAATTGAAGTACACGATACGGATGAAGAACTCTTTCAATACATACACATTTCGTTCCTCTTACATTCTCGGTCATCATGAATATTATG gtACCATCTACGAACCATTCATGAAACTCCAATGGGCTATTGACTCCAACTACTTGGAACTCCTAACCGGCAACAAAATAACCCAG cgcGTTACCCTACGAGAGTTTCCGTACGTGACGTCAAAGGAGAACAACATGGCGAAGACGATGTGCGCCATTCTGATGACGCTGTGCTCGATTTCTCTGATTCTGGTTTTCGTATTCCTCGTGGCGCGGCTACTGGAAGAAAGAATCACTGGCATACAG GAGCTAATCAAAATGGTAGGCGTATCAGACGGCCTGCTGGGCCTGAGCCACGCGCTGAACGCGGCGCCGGCGGGGCTCGCGTACGGCGCCGTGCCGGCCGCGCTCGTCACGGCCAGCTCCCTCCCGATCCTGCCCGACACCAACCCGCTGCTGGTGTTCCTAGTGCTGGCGCTGCATTACGTCACCGTTTTGGGCTTAGCCTTTTCGGCTAGCTACATCATCAATAGCA CTCAATACACGGAGTCTCTGGCAGTGGTGAGTTATGTGTTGCTGTACCTGCCCTGTCTGATGCTGCAGAACCGCGACGTTCCGACCTGGATATTGCCGCTGTGCGGTCTGCTGCCTCACGTACCCTTGCAATGGTTCTGGAACGAAGTGGCCGCTCTGCAGCAGTACG GTGTTGGTCTTACGTTTGCCAATATTGCGACCACACACAGCCCTAAAAGCGGCTCAGTGCTCGCCTGCTACCTTTGTATGGTCGTACAAGCTTTCTTATACTTCGGTCTCGCGTGGTATTTGGCAAAAGTGAAGCCAGGTCCGTTTGGACAGTCTCAACCTTGGAATTTCATGTGTCAA AAGCAATATTGGAGCAAGAAGAAAGTCATGCCTGAAGAAGAAGAGGAAGAATTGGAAGAGTTTGACGAAGTGAACAACGAACCGCAGTACTTCGAGCCACAACCCAAAGATATGGAAGTCGGAATCAAGATCGTCAATGTGTCCAAG ATGTTCGGAAAACAACGCGCCCTTTCTGACGTCACACTGGATGTGTACAGAGGCGAGATTACAGTGCTTCTTGGACACAACGGCGCTGGGAAAACCACCCTTATGTCTATTATAACTG gtatGCTGAAAGCTACAGAAGGCGAAGTGTATGTTGAAGGTTTAGACACGTATAAGCAAAGGGACGAAATGCAAAGGATCCTCGGTCTATGTCCTCAACACAACTTGTTCTTCCCCGATCTCACTGTGATGGAACATGTTATGTTCTTTACATTG CTAAAAGGTACAAACTACGCCGAAGCTAAAAAGTCATCGACAGCTCTTCTTGAACAATTAGGGATCGCCAATAAGTCTTCTTGCAAGAGCAGCCAACTATCCGGCGGTATGAAGCGCAGATTACAACTTGCCTGCGCTCTGGCCGGGGACGCCAAGGTTCTAGTGCTGGATGAACCAACTTCAGGTCTCGATGTTGAAACCAGAAGAGAACTGTGGGACCTTTTACTT TCCCTCCGCGGATCCCGCACGGTACTGCTGAGCACGCACTTCATGGAGGAGGCGGAGGCTCTCGGCGACCGCGTGGCCGCGCTGCACGCCGGCCGCCTGCGCTGCCACGCGACCACCATGCACCTGAAGCGCGCGCTCG GTACCGGATATCGCCTCACGTTCACTACGATCGGGCTACCGAACGAGCCCGCCATCACCGCCACGATCACGTCGAAGATACCGGAAGCCACGGTGAAGGAGACCTCGCTCAACTCGATCTCGTACAACCTCCCTTCTAAATGCAGCGACAAATTTCCTAAACTGTTTAGCTTGCTGGAATCCAAAAGGTCGTCACTCGGTATTGACTCTATCGGGGTCGGTATTTCAACGCTTGAGGAAGTATTCTTGAA GTTATGCAGTGACGTCACCACTTCATTTTCTGACGATACTGTGGACGGACAAAACGAag AGCCGACGTTTAAAACGATGACTGGAGCGCGTCTTTACTTTCACCAAATGGCCGCTCTTTTGAAGAGACAAGTGATGTATCTTTGGTCAAAGAAGCTGTCTTTTTTAACTATA CAAGTATTGATACCTATCGCCTTGATCTGCTGTGTCACAATATTCACCAACAATGGCTTCGCAATGGACGACAGCTCTCGCGAAGACCCGAGTATATCCTTGGATTTAAATCTCTACAATGATATGGCCGATCGAAGAGTCCTGTACAACGTGAATGCGACTGGAGTGAACTTGCAGAGTGTAGGAAAAAAGAACCCGAAGGTGGACTTCGAAAAGGCGTCGGATGTCGCTTCTG ctgTTGTCCGCATCGGTCAAAAAGATATATTGGAGTACAATAACTATTTAGTTGGAATTGAACTTAACGACACGGATGCTGAG ATTCTGTTCACGACCGTGGTGCGTCACGCAGCGCCCGTCGCGCTGAACCTCCTGACCAACACGATCGCCACGCAACTGCTGCCGTACGCCGACGGCCAGACGGTCACCACGCTCAACCACCCCGTCTCGTCCGCGCCGACCCACACCCTCATACAAGACGGCGAGACCAAATACCGGTTCGCGACCATGCTGTGGGCCTTCTGCGTCGTGCTCG TGGTGCAGGCGACGGTGATCAACGCGGCGTCGCTGGCGTGCGGCGAGCGCGCGTCGGGCGCGCGGCGCGTGCTGGCGCTGAGCGGCGCGGCGCCGGCGCGGCTGTGGGGCGCCACGCTGCTGGCGCACGCGCTGCTGTACGCGCTGGTGCTGGTGCTGCCCACGCTGCTGGCCGCCGCCGCGCTCGACCGCGACCGCACCATCGACCGCCCCGACTTCCTCG GTGCTATGGCAGTGATTTTGTTCCTGGGCATCATATCGTTCCTGGCACTGATCTACATCGTCAGCTTCAACTTCGAGGAGCACGGCGCGAACATCGTACACGTCGCTATGGTATTCATGTTTG GATTCTTCACGCCCTCCGTAAAGACGGTAACGGACACGTTCGGCCACGACAAGGACTTGGCCGACTACGTGCTGTCGGCGCTGAGCTACGCGCTGCCGCCGCACACGCTGACGGCGTGCGCGCTGCGCGCCGCGCACGTCGCCGCGCACGCGCCCGCGCTCGCCGCAG CTAACGCGACAGAAACATTGTGCTACTTTTGTTTCAACGAGAACGCTCCCGGGGAGCTTATGCTTGTAATGTTGTTGCAATTTGTTGTTTACATG AGTATAGTGATCCTAACTGAATATGGGGTTTTCAATATGATGTTTGACCGTTTATTGAACTCGAAATATCAAGTGTCGTCTCCGGTGGACGTGGACGAGATGGTCCGCGCAGAGAAGGCGTACGTCGAAAAGGCTATCACTCTGC CTAAAAATCAGATCCAGGACGCGATGCTGGTCAACGAAGTACATAAGAAATATTGGCGTCTCTTCGGCAAGTCTTGCAACGCAGTGAAGGGAGTCAGCTTTTCCGTTAAAAagg GTGAATGTTTCGGTCTGTTGGGCGTCAACGGTGCTGGTAAATCGAGTACGTTCAAGATGATGACTGGTACCGAATGTCCCACGCGTGGGTCGATATTTGCCAATGGGCATTTTATGACCCCATTCTCTACTAAG TATCTGCAATCGCTCGGCTACTGCCCACAATTCGCCGGTCTCGACGATTTCCTCACGGGCTACGAGAATTTGAAGCTACTCCTAACGTTACGAGGCCTAGAGCCGGCTGATGTCGAAATGGAAGCAAAAACTTGGATCGAGATCGTCG GCCTCGAGAAGCACGCGCACCGGCGCGTGGCGGGCTACTCGGGCGGCTGCAGCCGGCGCCTCAGCGCGGCCGCGGCGCTGTGCGCGGGCGGCGCCGCCACGCTGCTGGACGAGCCCACGGCCGGCGTGGACGTGGCGGCGCGGCGCCGCGTGTGGGCCGCCgtgcgccgcgcccgccgcgcgcgcgcgctcGTCGTCTGCTCGCACAG CATGGACGAGATGGAGGCGCTGTGCGGGCGGCTGGCCATCCTGTCGGCGGGCCGCGTGCGCGCGctgggcggcgcggcggcgctgCGCGCGGCGCACGCGGCGGGCCACGCGGTGCAGCTCAAGCTGGCGGCGCGCGCCGGCCGCGGCGACG AGACCGACAGTTCGAAATCTGAGCTGCATCGCCTGAAAGCGGCCCTCCAGCAGAGATTCAACTGCACGCTCCGGGACGAGCACAGG ACGATGCTGCACTACCACATCAACGACACGTTGAGGTACAGCGAGCTTTTCACCGAGTTAGAAAACCTCAGGGAAAATTTTTCACTCCTAGAAGACTATTCCGTGACTGAGACGACACTGGAGGAAGTGTTCCTGTCGTTCGCCAAAGAGGAAGCAAAGGATGAACCGACGCCAGTATAA